A genomic stretch from Psychrilyobacter piezotolerans includes:
- a CDS encoding response regulator, with translation MRIRDFKIGTTLLFSFSIILTLVAIIGLVAYSQTNTLQGQVETLYEHPLQVRRAIDNLKLNIAEQRINTKDLILEDNVEKHQEIIARAAVLDADIEAKFNTIEELYLGPSSDISDAYDAFVVWRVLREGNFDNILNGNTEEVIVSISPGGTEAIKRDDLLAKTELIDVFAQKKADELYTSSIRLHENMVLQLIIIVSAIFALTLIIGYWLYNSIRKPIFIMIDAVLKFQSGSMSSRITYKSKNEFGTLAYSINTMSDIIQRNAVLNQQTIQMSGKMMIENDAHEFFKVTLNSLADFSGAQIAAVYLLSEDNKTFRHFESMGLAVKAKEEFLINELEGEFGSVLLNKEIQHIREIPDDTRFVFNTVSGEFLPKEIITFPIQSNNQIIAIISLASINTFGDNAVNLIENIADGLTARIESIISENKVKEFMTELEQQSAELVEQNTKLEMQKKQLNEASNLKSNFLSNMSHELRTPLNSVIALSGVLSRRLMDKVPEEEYGYLEIISRNGKNLLDLLNDILDISRIESGYEEIDVTKFNANKLLNEIVEMLEAQANKKGIKLKHNKKSNKLIIISDYDKCLHILQNLVGNAVKFTEKGSVTIDASFTKDALEVKIIDTGIGISEEFLENIFDEFRQADGGTARKFGGTGLGLAIAKKYAELLGGTVTVQSEVGIGSTFTLIIPSAHNNYELVNSIKDENQYVAAKTLTSASNNSKKKTILLVEDNESAIIQIIDLVEGMGVEIISAENGELALEILEHTIPDAVILDLMMPKVNGFEVLESIRNNDSTASVPVLVLTAKHLNKEELINLKRINIHQLIQKGDIDRIRLQTSIFNMLFPTDENLLKKDSISKEGMPNILIVEDNPDNMITIKAILDGLYNIIEAKDGIEGIRKTKEHHPDLVLMDIALPGISGIEAFKEIRKISALRDIPIIAITASVMKEDREFILSQGFDGFIAKPIISEELFNAIGGVLDGTRKN, from the coding sequence ATGAGAATAAGAGATTTTAAAATTGGAACAACGCTATTATTTAGTTTTTCAATAATACTAACCCTTGTTGCTATTATTGGACTAGTTGCATATTCCCAAACAAACACATTACAAGGTCAAGTAGAAACTTTATATGAGCATCCTTTACAAGTTAGACGTGCAATTGATAATTTGAAATTAAATATTGCTGAACAAAGGATAAATACTAAAGATTTAATCCTTGAGGATAACGTAGAAAAACATCAAGAAATTATAGCTAGAGCGGCAGTTCTGGATGCTGATATTGAAGCTAAATTTAATACGATTGAAGAATTGTATCTAGGTCCTTCTTCGGATATATCAGACGCTTATGATGCTTTTGTTGTTTGGAGAGTTTTAAGAGAAGGAAATTTTGATAATATTTTAAATGGAAATACTGAAGAAGTAATTGTAAGCATCTCACCTGGTGGGACTGAAGCAATAAAAAGAGATGATCTGCTGGCAAAAACTGAACTTATAGATGTTTTTGCTCAAAAAAAAGCTGATGAATTATATACATCATCTATCAGATTACATGAAAATATGGTATTACAATTAATAATTATAGTTTCTGCAATATTTGCCCTTACTTTGATTATAGGCTACTGGTTATATAACTCTATCAGGAAACCAATTTTTATTATGATTGATGCCGTTTTAAAATTTCAATCCGGGAGTATGAGTTCAAGAATTACTTATAAATCTAAAAATGAATTTGGGACACTGGCATATAGTATAAATACAATGTCAGATATTATTCAAAGAAACGCAGTCTTAAATCAACAAACAATTCAAATGTCAGGTAAAATGATGATTGAAAATGACGCTCATGAATTCTTTAAGGTAACATTGAATAGTCTGGCTGACTTTTCAGGTGCTCAAATAGCTGCTGTTTATCTTTTGAGTGAAGATAATAAAACATTCAGACATTTTGAATCTATGGGGTTAGCTGTAAAGGCTAAAGAAGAGTTTTTGATAAATGAACTTGAAGGTGAGTTTGGATCTGTATTATTAAATAAGGAAATACAACATATCAGAGAAATACCTGATGATACAAGATTTGTATTTAATACAGTCAGCGGGGAGTTTTTACCAAAAGAGATTATTACATTTCCTATTCAATCAAATAATCAAATAATCGCTATCATTTCTTTAGCATCAATAAATACTTTTGGTGATAATGCGGTAAATCTAATTGAGAATATAGCCGATGGATTAACTGCCCGTATTGAATCGATAATATCTGAAAATAAAGTTAAAGAATTTATGACTGAATTAGAACAACAATCTGCAGAATTAGTTGAACAAAATACTAAACTGGAAATGCAAAAAAAACAACTTAATGAAGCAAGTAATTTAAAGTCTAACTTCTTATCAAATATGAGTCACGAGTTAAGAACCCCATTAAACTCTGTTATTGCATTATCCGGAGTTCTTTCTAGAAGATTAATGGATAAAGTTCCTGAGGAAGAATATGGATATTTAGAAATTATTAGTAGAAATGGTAAGAATCTCCTGGATTTATTAAACGATATTCTTGATATTTCAAGGATTGAATCAGGTTATGAAGAAATTGACGTTACTAAATTTAATGCCAATAAACTTTTAAATGAAATTGTTGAAATGCTTGAGGCCCAAGCAAATAAAAAAGGTATTAAATTAAAACACAACAAAAAAAGCAATAAATTAATTATTATTAGTGATTATGATAAATGTCTTCATATACTCCAAAACTTAGTAGGAAACGCTGTTAAGTTCACTGAAAAAGGGAGTGTAACAATTGATGCTTCATTTACAAAGGATGCATTGGAAGTGAAAATTATCGATACAGGAATTGGTATTTCTGAAGAATTCTTGGAAAACATTTTTGACGAATTTAGACAAGCTGATGGCGGAACTGCCAGAAAATTTGGTGGGACAGGACTTGGTCTTGCAATTGCAAAAAAATATGCTGAATTACTCGGAGGAACAGTAACTGTCCAAAGTGAAGTTGGTATAGGATCGACATTTACTTTAATAATTCCAAGTGCTCATAACAATTACGAATTAGTTAATTCTATTAAAGATGAAAATCAATATGTTGCTGCAAAAACCCTCACCTCTGCATCTAACAATTCAAAGAAGAAAACAATTTTATTAGTTGAAGATAACGAATCAGCTATTATTCAAATAATTGATTTGGTTGAAGGAATGGGAGTAGAAATTATATCTGCTGAAAATGGAGAATTAGCTCTGGAAATTTTAGAACATACTATTCCTGATGCAGTGATTCTTGATTTGATGATGCCAAAAGTTAATGGTTTTGAAGTGCTTGAATCAATTAGAAACAATGATTCAACAGCCTCTGTGCCCGTATTGGTATTGACTGCCAAACATTTGAATAAAGAAGAATTAATTAATTTAAAAAGAATTAACATTCATCAACTAATTCAAAAAGGAGATATTGATAGAATTAGACTTCAAACTTCGATATTTAATATGCTGTTTCCTACAGATGAGAACTTGTTAAAGAAAGATTCTATATCTAAAGAAGGTATGCCAAACATATTAATAGTTGAAGATAATCCAGATAACATGATTACAATAAAAGCTATTCTTGATGGCTTATATAATATTATTGAGGCTAAAGATGGTATTGAGGGAATCCGAAAAACAAAAGAACATCATCCTGATTTGGTTTTAATGGATATTGCTCTACCTGGAATTAGCGGAATAGAAGCATTTAAGGAAATAAGAAAAATAAGTGCCTTAAGAGACATCCCTATAATTGCTATAACAGCTAGTGTTATGAAAGAAGATAGAGAATTTATTTTATCTCAAGGATTTGATGGATTTATAGCTAAGCCGATTATCTCTGAAGAGTTATTTAACGCAATAGGAGGGGTATTAGATGGCACAAGAAAGAATTAA
- a CDS encoding CheR family methyltransferase gives MNRYMNDIIDVLKVDFDINISIFDESFLTRIINMRISDTKSKNIKEYKKLIKENIQEAIVLKRLLNITYTRFFRDSLIFAQLQKIVLPSIITSINQQRELRIWSAGSSGGQEAYSLAILISEFEEELGIKIPYRIIATDISETKLKKGRSGIFRKNEVIDLKLKYIEKYFTSRGSEYIISEKLKKNISFSYFDLTDDKNIKPPESIYGDFDLVLCSNLLFYYNPEVQKKIIVKSELSLGPNGYFITSEAEKVLVKDFTKLKQINPTSSIFKLNNQGAIL, from the coding sequence ATGAATAGATATATGAATGATATCATCGATGTATTAAAAGTCGATTTTGATATAAATATCTCTATTTTTGATGAGTCTTTTTTAACGAGAATTATTAATATGAGAATATCTGATACAAAATCAAAAAATATTAAAGAATACAAAAAGCTGATTAAAGAAAACATTCAAGAAGCTATAGTATTAAAGAGACTGCTAAACATTACATACACAAGATTTTTTAGAGATTCTTTGATATTTGCTCAGTTACAGAAGATAGTTTTACCAAGTATTATAACAAGTATTAATCAACAAAGAGAATTAAGAATTTGGTCAGCTGGATCTTCAGGTGGTCAAGAGGCATATTCTTTAGCTATTTTAATTTCCGAATTTGAAGAGGAATTAGGAATCAAGATTCCATATCGAATAATTGCTACTGATATATCAGAAACTAAGCTTAAAAAAGGCAGGAGTGGTATTTTTAGAAAAAATGAAGTTATTGATCTAAAATTGAAATATATAGAAAAGTATTTCACCAGCAGGGGGAGTGAATATATTATAAGTGAAAAATTAAAGAAGAATATCAGTTTTTCATATTTTGATTTAACTGATGATAAAAATATAAAACCACCTGAAAGTATTTATGGTGACTTTGATTTGGTATTGTGCAGCAATTTATTATTTTACTATAATCCGGAAGTTCAGAAAAAAATAATAGTAAAATCAGAGTTGTCGTTAGGACCAAATGGCTATTTTATAACTAGTGAAGCTGAAAAAGTATTAGTAAAAGATTTTACAAAATTAAAACAAATAAATCCAACCTCTTCAATTTTTAAATTGAACAACCAAGGAGCAATACTATGA